In Gemmatimonadales bacterium, the following are encoded in one genomic region:
- the bioD gene encoding dethiobiotin synthase → MRSLLITGTDAGVGKTRIACALARALTAASVRVVAIKPVETGCAAKTQADEDGARLAAATGQAAPLAALHRLSARLAPALAADSEAVEIDLDALLLRIEELSEGSEVLLLEGAGGLLSPISWEWSVVELARSLGATVLVVGSDRLGVINHALLTLSALELAGVTLTGVVLTAPAAPDRSTGLNAPAIARLAGIDRVIAEPQAADALVSWLDLTPPGGARAG, encoded by the coding sequence ATGAGGTCTCTGCTCATTACCGGCACCGATGCCGGCGTCGGAAAGACTCGGATCGCCTGCGCGCTCGCGCGCGCGCTGACCGCCGCGAGCGTGCGGGTAGTCGCCATCAAGCCGGTAGAGACGGGCTGCGCGGCCAAGACCCAGGCGGACGAGGACGGCGCGCGGCTCGCCGCGGCCACCGGACAGGCGGCGCCGCTGGCCGCGCTTCACCGACTCTCCGCCCGGCTGGCTCCGGCGCTCGCCGCGGACTCCGAAGCCGTTGAGATCGATCTCGACGCACTGCTGCTTCGGATCGAGGAGCTGTCCGAGGGATCGGAGGTGCTCCTGCTGGAAGGCGCCGGAGGCCTGCTGTCTCCGATCAGTTGGGAATGGTCGGTGGTCGAGCTCGCCCGCTCGCTCGGCGCCACGGTTCTGGTGGTCGGCAGCGACCGGCTCGGCGTGATCAACCATGCCCTGTTGACGCTGAGCGCACTGGAGCTCGCGGGAGTGACACTGACGGGGGTGGTACTGACCGCGCCTGCCGCGCCGGACCGATCCACCGGTCTCAACGCTCCGGCGATCGCTCGGCTGGCGGGGATCGATCGGGTGATCGCGGAGCCGCAGGCGGCCGACGCACTCGTCTCCTGGCTCGACCTCACCCCGCCGGGCGGCGCTCGAGCCGGGTGA
- a CDS encoding vanadium-dependent haloperoxidase produces MAECPRRWAVPLVLLVLLLGHRAAAQDGSSADSSSPDFRFRHAGPALRWNVIARELITEDLQTRGAVPGRATFYAGNNNSRLYALVAGAQYDALRAERPSRTAGAASAAAAEAVLRTVFPAGRAVLTADLAQERARLRRAGTGAAAISAAEGRGRRAARRWVRLAAAELKAKEWAGSVPPGPGRWRADSQPPALAISLSLRPWFLTAADQLRPPPPPGYDTPPFRAALDEVRQVTQARTREQTKATWRWARNAATLWSEIAGDLILRHHLSEPEAARLEMYLNMTLSDATIACWDAKLTYWLLRPSQADSTIDLSVPLPHFPSYPSAHATLFTAGATVLGHLVPSARAALDSIAREATISRLWAGVHYRFDNEAGAKLGRSVGELAAAAIDRETEPRP; encoded by the coding sequence ATGGCGGAGTGCCCCCGGCGGTGGGCCGTGCCGCTCGTCCTGCTGGTCCTCCTGCTGGGACATCGCGCGGCGGCGCAGGACGGCTCGTCCGCGGACAGCTCGTCCCCCGACTTCCGCTTCCGCCACGCGGGGCCGGCGCTCCGCTGGAACGTGATCGCCCGCGAGCTCATCACCGAGGATCTCCAGACACGCGGCGCAGTGCCGGGCCGAGCGACCTTCTACGCCGGGAACAACAACAGCCGGCTGTACGCGCTGGTGGCCGGCGCGCAGTACGACGCGCTCCGGGCCGAGCGGCCGAGCCGGACCGCCGGCGCGGCGTCCGCCGCCGCGGCCGAGGCGGTGCTCCGGACGGTGTTTCCAGCCGGTCGCGCCGTTCTCACCGCCGACCTGGCGCAGGAACGGGCGCGTCTCCGCCGGGCCGGCACCGGGGCGGCCGCCATCTCCGCGGCCGAGGGCCGCGGCCGCCGTGCCGCGCGCCGCTGGGTTCGTCTGGCGGCCGCCGAGCTCAAGGCAAAGGAGTGGGCCGGCTCGGTGCCTCCGGGCCCCGGGCGCTGGCGGGCGGACAGCCAGCCGCCCGCGCTGGCGATCTCGCTCTCGCTTCGCCCCTGGTTCCTCACCGCGGCCGACCAGCTCCGCCCTCCGCCACCGCCCGGCTACGACACCCCCCCGTTTCGGGCCGCACTGGACGAGGTACGCCAGGTCACCCAGGCACGGACCCGCGAACAGACCAAGGCGACCTGGCGGTGGGCCCGGAACGCCGCCACCCTCTGGAGTGAGATCGCCGGGGACCTGATCCTGCGCCATCATCTGTCCGAGCCCGAGGCCGCCCGCCTCGAGATGTATCTCAACATGACGCTGTCCGACGCCACCATCGCGTGCTGGGACGCCAAGCTCACCTACTGGCTGCTCCGGCCCTCCCAGGCCGACTCGACGATCGACCTCTCGGTGCCGCTGCCTCACTTCCCGTCCTATCCGTCCGCCCATGCCACGCTCTTCACGGCCGGCGCGACCGTGCTAGGACACCTGGTTCCGTCCGCGCGCGCAGCCCTCGACTCCATCGCCCGGGAGGCCACGATATCTCGGCTCTGGGCCGGCGTGCATTATCGTTTCGACAACGAGGCAGGCGCCAAGCTGGGCCGTTCCGTAGGCGAGCTCGCCGCCGCGGCCATCGACCGCGAGACGGAGCCACGTCCATGA